A stretch of DNA from Pseudonocardia hierapolitana:
CCGACGGCGCGGGCGGCCCTGTCGATCTGGGCGGCGGCGTCGGGGTTGCGCAGCGGGTCGATGTCGCTGGAGTTCTCCGGCCAGATCACCAGGTCCGGGCGCGGTGCCCGGCCGGCGGCGACGTCGGCGGCGAGCTGCTCGGTGACCCGCACGTGGTTGTCGAGCACGGCGCGGCGCTGGGCGTTGAAGTCGAGACCCAGCCGGGGCACGTTGCCCTGTACCGCGGCGATCGTGGCCGTGCGGTCCTCCCCGTTCGGGGTGGCGGGCACGAGCGCGGCCAGCGGTCCTGCCGCCATCGTGAGGACCGCGATCAGTGCCGGGACCACCATCCGGCGAGGACTCTGCCGTCGAACGAGCCTGCGCACCAGCTCGCCGAGCGCGAGCCCCGCGAGCACGGCCGCGAACGACAGCAGCGGCTCACCGCCGATCGCGGCGACCGGCAGCAGTGGCCCGTCCGGCTGGCCGAAGCCCACCCGGCCCCACGGCAGCCCGCCGAACGGGATCCGTCCCCTGACCGCCTCGCCTGCGATCCACACCGCGGCGGCCCACACGGGCGCGGCGGGCAGCCGGGACACGGCGGCGATCCCGGCGCCTGCGAGCCCGACGAACAGCGCTTCGAACACCGAGAGCGCGAGCCACGGCAGCTGCTGGACGAGCGACGTGACCCATTCCAGGAGCGGGAGCAGGAAACCCAGACCGAAGAGGAACCCGTAGCCGAACCCGGCGCGCGCCCGGCGCCCGTACAGCACGATGCCCAGCAACGCGAACGCCGGGAGCACCAGCCACCACAGCGTGCGCGGCGGGAAGCTCAGGTAGAGCAGCGCGCCGCCGCCCACGGCCCCGACGACCCGGGCCGCCACGACGGGATTCCACCGCTTGCGCGCCGCATCGGGTGCAGGTGGCCCGGTGCCCGGCTCGGGCGCGACGGGTTCGGCGGTGGGTGCGGCCACGGCGTGAGCCTACGGGGCGGGTGTGAGGGGCCCGTGATCCAGGCGGGATGCGCGCGCGTCAGGCCGGCACGGGGGCCAGCAGGTGCGCGTTCCCGAGCGCGTCGAGCGGGCCCCGGGGACCACTGCGGGTGAACCACTCGTAGCCGTAGGCGCTCCCGAAGTCGGCGGCGGGCACGTCCTCGTCGGCGATCTGGCTGGCGTGCGCCACCATCGCGGCGCGCTTGTTCTGCATGTGCGTGTCGGTACCGGTGACGGCGAGCCCGATCTCGGCGGTGACCCGCCCGAACGGCACGGCAGCCGCGCGGGCGGCTCCGTGGATCAGGTGCCGGTCCCGGGCGGAGACGTGCAGGTGCTCGCGGTCGACCGTGACGCGGTACCCGGTGAGCCCCAGCATGTCCGCCGCGGTGGCGCCGATCCGGAAGACCGCGCGGTGGTCGGGGTGGCCGTAGATCCCGTGCTCGTCGTCGTGGACGATGGCGCACGCGCCCTCGTCGTCGGCGATCTCCGCGACGTCCCGGG
This window harbors:
- a CDS encoding PIG-L deacetylase family protein → MISTPDLRGHTVLVLHAHPDDEAIFTGITLRRLADAGARTVLVVATAGELGGSRVPLRPGETIPERRLTELERAAELLGVSRLALLGRRDSGLPGWADARHERALATADPLALARDVAEIADDEGACAIVHDDEHGIYGHPDHRAVFRIGATAADMLGLTGYRVTVDREHLHVSARDRHLIHGAARAAAVPFGRVTAEIGLAVTGTDTHMQNKRAAMVAHASQIADEDVPAADFGSAYGYEWFTRSGPRGPLDALGNAHLLAPVPA
- the lnt gene encoding apolipoprotein N-acyltransferase; this translates as MAAPTAEPVAPEPGTGPPAPDAARKRWNPVVAARVVGAVGGGALLYLSFPPRTLWWLVLPAFALLGIVLYGRRARAGFGYGFLFGLGFLLPLLEWVTSLVQQLPWLALSVFEALFVGLAGAGIAAVSRLPAAPVWAAAVWIAGEAVRGRIPFGGLPWGRVGFGQPDGPLLPVAAIGGEPLLSFAAVLAGLALGELVRRLVRRQSPRRMVVPALIAVLTMAAGPLAALVPATPNGEDRTATIAAVQGNVPRLGLDFNAQRRAVLDNHVRVTEQLAADVAAGRAPRPDLVIWPENSSDIDPLRNPDAAAQIDRAARAVGVPVLVGSVLRNPDGLTTSNSALVWEGGVGVVERNDKRRVQPFGEYMPWREFFRLFSPYVDRAGYFVPGNGTGAVDMAGVRVGVTICWEVAFDDLVADSVAAGAEVLAVPSNNATFGLTEMTYQQLAMSRIRAVEHDRPVIIATTSGVSATITRDGTVTASTRQFTPDVLVDRTELRDTTTLATRWRSAPEWALTALGVLAIGAGIATRRRAVRRAGRDEDG